In Synechococcus sp. Nb3U1, one DNA window encodes the following:
- a CDS encoding aromatic-ring-hydroxylating dioxygenase subunit beta, which yields MSSVQLSPQGGVERVKALYDDLAADRDWVLAAPLATNQALVADVARFLALEARLLDAGHFERWLQLWDPQGWYWIPLRRDSHPGADQALFLDDRRRLQERVWRLRDPYAWGIQPLPETVRAITSVEAWEHPRTEEGERMVVASSALILHGGVGSQPCRVVARQIHRLRPEGPKVEGFGFEMVRKTLLIPDLAQGSRQMGWLL from the coding sequence ATGAGTTCTGTACAACTCTCTCCTCAAGGGGGGGTGGAACGGGTTAAAGCCCTTTACGATGATTTGGCCGCGGATCGCGATTGGGTGCTGGCTGCCCCTCTGGCCACCAATCAGGCTCTTGTGGCAGATGTGGCCCGTTTTTTGGCCCTAGAAGCCCGTCTGTTGGATGCGGGACATTTTGAGCGGTGGCTCCAGCTCTGGGATCCCCAGGGGTGGTACTGGATCCCATTGCGGCGGGACAGTCATCCGGGAGCGGATCAGGCACTGTTTTTGGATGATCGGCGGCGATTGCAGGAGCGAGTCTGGCGTCTGAGGGATCCCTATGCCTGGGGGATCCAACCCCTGCCAGAAACGGTGCGAGCGATCACCAGTGTTGAAGCCTGGGAACACCCCCGCACAGAGGAGGGCGAAAGGATGGTAGTGGCCAGCAGTGCCCTGATACTTCACGGGGGTGTGGGATCCCAGCCCTGCCGGGTGGTGGCCCGTCAGATCCACCGCTTGCGCCCTGAGGGGCCTAAAGTGGAGGGGTTTGGGTTTGAGATGGTTCGCAAAACCCTGCTGATTCCAGACCTAGCCCAGGGATCCCGGCAGATGGGTTGGTTGCTATAG
- a CDS encoding aromatic ring-hydroxylating oxygenase subunit alpha, translating to MVFPTTDSPNFDWLIQSDRVHRCLYTDPALFELEMERIFGGTWNYLGHDSELPQPGSFVRRTLGRRPILLTWGRDGQIHGLFNRCTHRGTLLVTADRGCSQRLTCPYHGWCFDLDGHLHTLPVAESYANPHKASFHLGQLRVETYRGLIFGTLAADPPKLANWLGAALPWLDEHLNRHPKGTIRLLDSPVRLEFAGNWKLLWDNAADGIHATFAHRSYNQLGHQAKTKTVLARNPASTPMVSQTLGHGHCVVDQRPGIPGGPWSTMRQLPTCEELEGSLRAQYPPELLDLATGNMVNLSLFPNLILVGNQLMVIEPLAVDRTRINLYLAVATDVPEEINLLRLRVDEDFVSFGTPDDLAIFERIQEGLGIPEEEWLDISRGEQAGDRQDDWGRVTGSIASEAPIRAYWQEWKRLMREPVPLKVRRAVVRD from the coding sequence ATGGTCTTTCCCACCACCGACTCACCTAATTTTGACTGGCTCATCCAGTCAGACCGAGTGCATCGCTGTCTCTACACGGATCCCGCCCTATTCGAGCTGGAGATGGAGCGCATTTTTGGCGGGACTTGGAACTACTTGGGGCACGACAGCGAGCTCCCTCAACCAGGCTCCTTCGTCCGTCGAACCCTGGGTCGGCGCCCCATTTTGCTGACCTGGGGGCGGGATGGCCAGATTCATGGCCTCTTCAACCGTTGTACCCACCGTGGCACCCTCCTGGTCACGGCGGACAGGGGATGCAGCCAGCGCCTGACCTGCCCCTATCATGGCTGGTGTTTTGACTTGGACGGTCACCTGCACACCTTGCCTGTAGCCGAAAGCTACGCCAACCCCCACAAGGCGTCGTTTCATTTGGGCCAGCTGCGGGTGGAGACCTATCGGGGCTTGATCTTTGGCACCTTGGCCGCAGACCCCCCGAAGCTGGCGAACTGGTTAGGAGCAGCGTTGCCGTGGCTGGATGAGCATCTCAATCGTCATCCCAAGGGTACCATCCGGCTGTTGGACTCTCCGGTTCGGCTGGAGTTTGCTGGCAACTGGAAGCTGCTTTGGGACAATGCTGCCGATGGGATCCATGCCACCTTTGCCCATCGCTCCTACAACCAACTCGGCCACCAAGCTAAGACGAAGACTGTTCTGGCCCGCAATCCAGCCAGCACCCCGATGGTCAGCCAAACCCTTGGCCATGGGCATTGTGTGGTGGATCAACGGCCTGGGATCCCGGGCGGCCCGTGGTCAACCATGCGACAACTGCCGACTTGCGAGGAATTGGAGGGATCCCTACGGGCTCAGTATCCTCCCGAACTGCTGGATCTGGCTACCGGCAACATGGTCAACCTCAGCCTCTTTCCCAATTTGATTCTTGTGGGTAACCAACTGATGGTAATAGAACCTCTAGCGGTGGATCGCACCCGCATCAACCTATACCTCGCAGTGGCGACGGATGTACCCGAGGAGATCAATCTGCTGCGATTACGGGTGGACGAGGATTTTGTCAGCTTTGGCACCCCGGATGATTTGGCGATTTTTGAGCGCATCCAGGAGGGGTTGGGGATCCCTGAGGAGGAGTGGTTGGATATCAGCCGGGGGGAGCAAGCGGGTGATCGACAGGATGATTGGGGCCGGGTCACAGGCTCTATTGCCAGCGAAGCGCCCATTCGAGCCTATTGGCAAGAGTGGAAACGCTTGATGAGGGAGCCTGTCCCCCTGAAGGTGCGGCGGGCTGTTGTGCGGGATTGA
- a CDS encoding DUF1995 family protein, with protein MVEPLQLTQFPDLPIDLAQACEQAIQATRLAMQAGYRRLLVEIIAPDLKPEVLARPFLDLVQPPALVLFSDAGGAALAQREWDSTPEGLQLQSLSPRTQPSPEQSVLLVMPAVYGLDQVERVCQLVSGGDPSGLAQKGRDPKPVILLNPQLQDAATVGVGLAGRRLRQRFLSTFETSYYLRSLVEGALFRAYPDPWSVWQQEEPGLYGVLQTLPAQPTGEEVAELFRATAAARRDPWWGWRRWFGSRR; from the coding sequence GTGGTAGAGCCACTGCAACTGACCCAGTTTCCAGATCTGCCCATTGATCTGGCCCAAGCCTGTGAACAAGCGATCCAGGCGACTCGATTGGCGATGCAAGCTGGGTATCGTCGCTTGCTAGTCGAGATCATCGCTCCTGACCTGAAGCCGGAGGTGTTGGCGCGTCCTTTCCTAGATCTGGTGCAGCCACCGGCGTTGGTGTTGTTTAGCGATGCGGGAGGGGCGGCCCTGGCGCAACGGGAATGGGACTCTACACCAGAGGGATTGCAACTGCAAAGCCTCAGCCCCCGCACTCAGCCCAGCCCGGAGCAAAGTGTCTTGTTGGTGATGCCGGCAGTGTATGGCCTGGATCAGGTGGAACGAGTTTGCCAGCTAGTCAGTGGTGGGGATCCCTCCGGGTTGGCTCAGAAAGGGCGGGATCCCAAGCCGGTGATTTTGCTCAACCCGCAATTGCAGGATGCGGCCACTGTGGGGGTGGGCTTGGCCGGTCGCCGCTTGCGTCAGCGCTTCTTGAGTACCTTTGAAACCAGCTACTACCTGCGCTCGTTGGTGGAAGGGGCGTTGTTTCGGGCGTATCCGGATCCCTGGAGTGTTTGGCAACAGGAAGAGCCAGGCCTGTATGGCGTCTTGCAAACCCTGCCTGCCCAGCCGACGGGAGAAGAAGTTGCTGAGTTGTTCAGGGCCACTGCCGCAGCAAGAAGGGATCCCTGGTGGGGCTGGCGGCGGTGGTTTGGATCCCGGCGTTGA